Proteins from a single region of Akkermansiaceae bacterium:
- a CDS encoding DUF262 domain-containing protein → MNTISDITLWELLSGHSGGRHISPRILIPRIQRDYAHGREDKASGEIRGVLLDDLVRSLQPDGADKTHVKLGLVFGEENGGAIILYDGQQRFTTLFLLHWYVAWRARKLDEAGSALSHFSYDSRLHSRDFCHMLCSRWRVPAVAGQSPSEGFIESPLFSLAWRADPTVKGMLVVLDELHSKLSGEDASALWKALKSDRAPGFSWLKLEGQTSSGDLYIRLNSRGRPLSDFEKLKAWLEDHAKKGGWSGLPEGWLHKLDNEWLDLFWKRSGSDPQSMDRAMLAFFTGNAVCLTLRAGAKMDEGLIKNVYDQSFLSEDEWSVIFTQRSVRELFAVLELLEDPDVIQKMDEWGERGNVFRFAKRNDRLSDRWIGRMHDGMTYQEWLLLHGLLHFLLLDASSPAEWNESTFVGWMRFVRNLAWNTEPLGQGTFGNAAVAISGLEPYHLDDRLLEKPPGPVGLSKNQWRDEVLKADVRRGGNADPEVLAKAEDQVFLRGQIGFLIEFSTEGGNFDPGRFASYVDTMARLFPTGNGPDNRILLQRALLSAGDFVAEYSNHKWTLGGNREEWRWIFRDQADRHKKDGTRADRPMGILLDEGPSVDLEDFLNGHEKNLGWENWRKWMVRTPEPIGFCGGSLFGWKEEGHTVILVPNVNFSSTAELRTYVLFKSHLEGEGSGYHYAYGRNERSHLYWQSHSHRLELRYIGYLDAAEPFAFRLLGRRDGEVRLDGFREDERSLLPLDGYERENKWASYGIRRTSAVDPSLLAEEIRKIVGTLSRMEDAG, encoded by the coding sequence ATGAATACGATTTCGGATATCACTTTATGGGAATTGCTTTCCGGTCATTCCGGCGGGCGGCACATCTCCCCGCGGATCCTCATTCCCCGCATCCAGCGCGACTACGCGCACGGTCGGGAAGACAAGGCTTCAGGGGAAATCCGTGGGGTTTTGCTGGATGATCTGGTCCGTTCGTTGCAACCCGATGGTGCCGATAAGACTCACGTGAAGTTGGGGCTGGTCTTTGGGGAGGAGAACGGCGGCGCGATCATTCTTTATGATGGCCAGCAGCGTTTTACGACCCTCTTCCTCCTTCATTGGTATGTGGCATGGCGGGCGAGGAAATTGGATGAGGCCGGGTCGGCCCTTTCTCACTTTTCCTACGACAGCCGCCTGCATTCCAGAGATTTCTGTCACATGCTGTGCAGCCGGTGGCGAGTCCCCGCGGTTGCGGGCCAGTCGCCCAGTGAAGGATTCATCGAATCCCCCTTGTTCAGCCTTGCGTGGCGGGCGGATCCCACGGTGAAAGGCATGCTCGTGGTTTTGGATGAGCTTCATTCCAAACTCAGCGGAGAAGATGCCTCCGCCTTATGGAAGGCGTTGAAGTCGGATCGGGCCCCCGGATTCAGTTGGCTCAAGCTTGAGGGGCAGACCAGCAGCGGAGATCTCTATATCCGTCTGAACAGCCGGGGGCGTCCGCTATCGGATTTCGAGAAGCTGAAAGCTTGGCTGGAAGACCATGCAAAGAAAGGGGGCTGGTCTGGCTTGCCTGAGGGTTGGCTGCACAAGCTGGACAACGAGTGGCTGGATCTCTTCTGGAAGCGGTCCGGATCGGATCCCCAATCCATGGATCGTGCCATGTTGGCCTTCTTTACGGGTAATGCCGTGTGTCTTACCCTCCGTGCTGGAGCAAAGATGGACGAAGGTCTGATAAAAAACGTCTACGACCAAAGTTTCCTTTCGGAAGACGAATGGTCGGTGATTTTCACCCAGCGGAGTGTCCGGGAACTTTTCGCGGTTCTCGAGCTGCTGGAGGATCCGGATGTCATCCAGAAAATGGATGAGTGGGGGGAACGTGGGAATGTCTTCCGGTTCGCCAAGCGGAATGACCGCCTCTCTGATCGGTGGATCGGCCGGATGCATGACGGGATGACTTATCAGGAATGGCTCCTGCTCCACGGCTTGCTGCACTTTTTGCTCCTGGATGCATCGTCGCCCGCGGAGTGGAATGAAAGCACGTTCGTGGGTTGGATGAGATTCGTCCGCAACCTCGCGTGGAACACTGAGCCTCTTGGACAAGGGACATTCGGGAATGCCGCCGTGGCCATCTCCGGCCTGGAGCCCTATCATCTCGATGACCGGTTGTTGGAAAAACCTCCCGGCCCTGTCGGCTTGTCCAAGAATCAATGGAGGGATGAGGTCTTGAAAGCAGATGTCCGCAGGGGGGGAAATGCCGATCCCGAAGTCTTGGCCAAAGCCGAAGATCAGGTCTTCCTGCGAGGGCAAATCGGATTTTTGATCGAGTTCTCGACCGAGGGAGGGAATTTCGATCCTGGGCGTTTCGCGTCTTATGTCGATACGATGGCGAGGCTGTTTCCAACCGGAAACGGACCCGACAACCGGATCCTGCTCCAGAGGGCATTGCTCTCAGCAGGGGACTTCGTGGCTGAATACTCGAACCATAAATGGACTCTTGGCGGTAACCGGGAGGAATGGCGCTGGATTTTCCGTGATCAGGCGGACCGCCACAAGAAGGACGGGACGAGAGCCGATCGTCCTATGGGTATCCTGCTGGACGAAGGGCCTTCGGTGGACCTCGAAGACTTCCTGAACGGGCATGAGAAAAATCTGGGCTGGGAGAACTGGCGGAAATGGATGGTCCGAACCCCCGAACCGATCGGGTTTTGCGGAGGTTCCCTTTTCGGATGGAAAGAGGAAGGCCACACCGTGATTCTGGTTCCCAATGTCAATTTCAGCTCCACGGCGGAACTCCGGACATACGTCCTTTTCAAATCCCACTTGGAGGGAGAAGGATCGGGATATCACTACGCTTATGGTAGAAACGAGCGGTCGCACCTGTATTGGCAGAGTCATTCCCACCGGTTGGAGCTCAGGTATATCGGGTATCTCGATGCCGCGGAGCCGTTCGCTTTCCGATTGCTTGGTAGGCGCGATGGCGAAGTGAGGCTGGACGGATTCAGAGAGGATGAGCGGTCACTGCTGCCTCTCGACGGATATGAGAGGGAAAACAAGTGGGCTTCCTACGGAATCCGGAGAACATCGGCCGTAGATCCATCTCTGCTTGCGGAAGAAATTAGGAAGATTGTGGGGACTCTCTCAAGGATGGAGGATGCCGGGTGA
- a CDS encoding TM2 domain-containing protein has product MTTPTDDDIPIFIQKQLPDSLLRKIRGMDGVVRLDFVEEFRKRRKSLGLAFVLLGAGFHRAYLGQIWLTLLFLATFGGFFAWWIIDLLRLPRIVKEKNRSIAIEVLRDLQVLN; this is encoded by the coding sequence ATGACAACACCGACCGACGACGACATCCCGATCTTCATCCAGAAACAACTCCCCGATTCCCTGCTCCGGAAGATCCGCGGCATGGATGGGGTGGTCCGCCTTGACTTCGTGGAGGAGTTCAGGAAGCGGCGGAAGTCGCTGGGCCTGGCCTTCGTCCTGTTGGGTGCGGGATTCCATCGTGCCTACCTCGGGCAGATTTGGCTCACCCTTTTGTTCCTTGCGACCTTCGGCGGGTTTTTCGCATGGTGGATCATCGATCTCCTGCGCTTGCCGAGGATCGTGAAGGAGAAGAACCGTTCGATCGCCATCGAAGTCCTGCGGGATCTCCAGGTTCTGAATTGA
- a CDS encoding WYL domain-containing transcriptional regulator, giving the protein MPKAEAIHLLKSLFRERARWKAHELAERMECNERTVRRYILHLTDAERWPIDAGKNGYALREPSRAETKLVGPGEVASLVMAHEALRALGSSELAGNLRDELMHLCRGSRDLGNTGWQNLGTTVHHEAVRGEAVMDADLYGRITLAMLQRQILDIRYRRMEESGSFTVRIFPHKWISRDQCWYLIAEDLERGGQRAYALPRVSGAAAVARPAGFVEPVFVDHYEHAFGIWTPFDADAPLHEVCVELTDYWAGIARERWWHPSQRLEEISPSKVRVHFRVNELVEVKSWVLKFGGAATVIAPSALREMVLEEIAGMKGNYDL; this is encoded by the coding sequence ATGCCGAAAGCCGAGGCCATCCATCTCCTCAAATCCCTCTTCCGCGAGCGCGCACGTTGGAAGGCGCACGAACTCGCGGAGAGAATGGAGTGCAACGAACGCACCGTGCGGCGCTACATCCTGCACCTGACGGATGCGGAGCGGTGGCCCATCGACGCTGGAAAGAACGGTTACGCTTTGCGCGAGCCGTCGCGTGCGGAAACGAAACTCGTGGGGCCGGGCGAGGTCGCGTCGTTGGTGATGGCCCATGAGGCGCTGCGTGCCCTGGGTTCCTCGGAACTGGCGGGAAATCTCCGGGACGAACTCATGCACCTATGCCGGGGTTCCAGGGATCTCGGCAACACGGGCTGGCAGAACCTCGGGACAACCGTCCATCACGAGGCTGTTAGAGGAGAGGCCGTCATGGATGCGGATCTCTACGGTCGGATCACCCTGGCGATGTTGCAGCGGCAGATCCTCGACATCCGCTACCGCAGGATGGAGGAGAGCGGATCATTCACCGTGAGGATTTTTCCCCACAAGTGGATCTCGCGGGACCAGTGCTGGTATCTCATCGCGGAGGATCTGGAAAGGGGCGGGCAGCGGGCCTACGCGCTGCCACGCGTCTCGGGTGCTGCTGCGGTGGCGCGGCCTGCGGGATTCGTGGAGCCGGTCTTCGTGGACCACTATGAACACGCCTTCGGCATCTGGACCCCGTTCGATGCCGATGCGCCCTTGCACGAGGTGTGTGTGGAACTGACGGACTACTGGGCGGGCATCGCGCGGGAGCGGTGGTGGCATCCCAGCCAGAGGCTGGAGGAAATCTCACCTTCAAAGGTGCGCGTGCACTTCCGTGTGAACGAACTGGTGGAGGTGAAAAGTTGGGTCTTGAAATTCGGCGGTGCCGCGACCGTCATCGCTCCGTCAGCCCTTCGGGAAATGGTTCTGGAGGAAATCGCGGGAATGAAAGGCAACTACGACCTATGA
- a CDS encoding 3'-5' exonuclease → MRGNFRFGASPFCVVDIETTGFSTDYNEITEIAAIRVDESFGVVEEFSSLVRISGAVPWRITQLTGITGRMLHAHGRPLDAVLREVHAFLGGNVMFAHNAGFDSRFLDAGARRSSLGFGFPLECSIPVFKRMLPGRSKYGLPVLAEALGVPGGGEHRALGDCRVLLECLKRACSAVPRQ, encoded by the coding sequence ATGAGAGGTAATTTCAGATTTGGAGCATCACCGTTCTGTGTGGTGGACATCGAGACCACCGGCTTCTCCACGGACTACAACGAGATCACGGAAATCGCCGCCATCCGGGTGGACGAGAGCTTCGGGGTGGTGGAGGAGTTCAGTTCCCTGGTAAGGATTTCAGGGGCGGTGCCATGGCGGATCACCCAACTGACGGGCATCACCGGCAGGATGCTGCATGCCCATGGCAGGCCGCTGGATGCGGTGCTGCGGGAAGTCCACGCGTTCCTCGGTGGAAACGTCATGTTCGCCCACAATGCCGGCTTTGACAGCAGGTTCCTGGATGCGGGAGCACGCCGGAGCTCGCTCGGGTTCGGTTTCCCACTGGAATGTTCCATCCCCGTTTTCAAAAGGATGCTGCCGGGCCGGAGCAAATACGGCCTCCCTGTGCTGGCGGAGGCGTTGGGGGTGCCGGGTGGCGGGGAACACCGAGCGCTCGGCGACTGCCGGGTGCTGCTGGAGTGCCTGAAGAGAGCGTGCTCCGCCGTGCCGCGTCAGTGA
- a CDS encoding FtsX-like permease family protein yields the protein MLPLTYAIRNLFRDKSRLAQTVGGSALVVLLVMAAAALNGGMKQVLSASGSARNAILLGAGSEESIQRSEIAERTAGIASAAVAGVSQTLGSPAVSTEIHYMTYLEVAGKSKAQALFRGVTPAALQVHPEVRLLEGTFPQAGEVMVGKLAFRKLGLKPGDLTPGTSALLDGSHVTISGVFAAPGTVMESEIWAPLSDIRMLAQRETVSCVVLRLDDPDDFAEADLFSKQRLDLELTALRESDYYAHLANFFKPLRIMTWITAGLVAAGAIFGGLNTLYAAFASRIKELATLQAIGYTRTAILASLIQESVLASLTGTLVASAAALVLLDGRTIPFSIGAFTVTITPGIALLGIVTGVLLGIVGALPPAFRCLKPPLPSALRS from the coding sequence TTGCTCCCCCTCACCTACGCCATCCGGAATCTGTTCCGTGACAAGTCCCGCCTCGCACAGACCGTCGGCGGGAGCGCGCTCGTCGTGCTGCTGGTGATGGCCGCGGCCGCGCTCAATGGAGGGATGAAGCAAGTTCTTTCCGCTTCCGGCTCAGCGCGCAACGCGATCCTGCTGGGAGCGGGCAGCGAGGAGTCCATCCAGCGCAGCGAGATCGCGGAGCGCACGGCGGGCATCGCCAGTGCGGCGGTGGCGGGTGTTTCGCAGACGCTCGGCAGTCCCGCTGTCTCAACGGAGATCCACTACATGACCTACCTGGAAGTGGCGGGGAAATCCAAGGCGCAGGCGCTGTTCCGCGGGGTCACTCCGGCGGCGCTGCAGGTGCACCCGGAGGTGCGCCTGCTGGAAGGCACCTTCCCCCAAGCCGGAGAGGTGATGGTGGGGAAGTTGGCCTTCCGCAAGCTGGGACTGAAGCCCGGAGATCTCACCCCGGGGACGTCCGCGCTGCTCGACGGCTCCCATGTGACCATCTCCGGTGTTTTCGCCGCACCGGGCACGGTGATGGAATCGGAGATCTGGGCGCCGCTGTCCGACATCCGGATGCTGGCGCAGCGCGAAACGGTGTCCTGCGTGGTGCTGCGGCTGGATGATCCGGATGACTTCGCCGAAGCGGATCTGTTTTCCAAGCAGCGGCTCGATCTGGAACTGACCGCGCTCCGTGAGTCCGACTACTACGCCCACCTGGCGAACTTTTTCAAACCGCTGCGGATCATGACATGGATCACCGCGGGGCTGGTCGCCGCCGGGGCGATCTTCGGCGGGTTGAACACGCTCTACGCCGCCTTTGCCTCGCGCATCAAGGAACTGGCGACGCTGCAGGCCATCGGCTACACGCGCACGGCCATCCTCGCGAGCCTGATCCAGGAAAGCGTGCTGGCCAGCCTCACCGGCACGCTGGTCGCATCGGCGGCGGCGCTGGTGCTGCTGGATGGCCGGACGATCCCGTTTTCCATCGGTGCGTTCACGGTGACCATCACGCCGGGCATCGCCCTGCTGGGCATCGTCACGGGTGTGCTGCTGGGCATCGTCGGGGCACTGCCACCTGCTTTCCGCTGCCTGAAACCCCCTCTCCCCTCCGCCCTGCGCTCCTGA
- a CDS encoding four helix bundle protein translates to MSYRDLDIYQLARELSVKIHRMTLQDLPRFELYEEGSQIRRSVKSIRSNLVEGYGRRRYKADFIKFLVYAHASCDETLDHIECLHETGSLVSEDLYSELKADCELLGAKLNRFIQSVEKSHRSE, encoded by the coding sequence ATGAGCTATCGGGATCTGGATATCTATCAGTTGGCCCGGGAGCTTTCCGTGAAGATCCATCGGATGACGTTGCAGGATCTGCCGCGGTTCGAACTTTACGAGGAGGGTTCGCAAATCAGGCGTTCGGTGAAGTCGATCCGCTCAAATCTGGTCGAAGGCTACGGGCGGCGTCGCTACAAGGCGGATTTCATCAAGTTTCTGGTGTATGCCCATGCCTCCTGCGACGAGACGCTCGATCACATCGAATGCCTCCACGAAACCGGATCTCTGGTCTCCGAAGATCTTTATTCCGAACTGAAAGCTGACTGTGAACTTCTGGGTGCCAAGCTGAACCGTTTCATCCAATCCGTCGAAAAATCCCATCGCTCCGAATGA